From the Cloeon dipterum chromosome 4, ieCloDipt1.1, whole genome shotgun sequence genome, the window TCTCCTAAATAAAAACGCTAAACATGTGCTTATAAAACACTGCGATAGACTGTAATTTTCATTCCATAAAATAACACGAGCGTGtccttcaatttatttttttttaatttattaaaaatcttgttacaatctggaaaaaaattgattctctaaatcttttaaattattttgctaggaaaaattatgagaaaaattttgaatgtttaaaatattccctgGAACAGTATttagagatttaattttgtaaggCTAAAAAGCGTTGAAGGCCAAGTAATAAACGCAGAGCTGGGTGACAGTTTGGTGCTGCGTAGACAAAAGCGGTTAAGCAGGCTTCGTATTGCATTTGAATACAAATGTGTTCTCGCACTGAACTGCCTTCTTAGGGTGCCCGATTTTCCGTCCTGTACTCCGCTTTATTTTCGTCTCGGCTGTCTCTTTAGCGTCCCGCGAGTGATTTGCATGTGTCAAAAAGAGCGTCACACAAACAATTGACCGCGCTGACGCGACCGGCATTaattatacttttaaataggCTTGTACCCTGATGTGCTTGCATCCTTTCAAAGTTTCTCTAGCTAACCCACGAGACACTTCTAGTTTTTCCTTATGCTTTCATTAAAGTtagtaacattttaaaaatgagaatgCAGACGAACCAAGCAgggaaaatttttgcaacaactctatcaaagaaataaatatcttaaaaaggAAACACTTGAATGAGGTTAATACAAGATGGTCggtttttactttaaaaaagaaatttaatcataaaaaaggATAGATAAAAGGGGAAAAAGTGGGCAAAAAGAAAGGCGACGTACCACTATAAAGATAACAAAAATGAGGACCgcgcagcaataaaaattacattttattttataatccTTTGTCCtgcaattttcctttgaaaatttgatttattatataacaatatttatgtatctataatatttttgttttgaaatttagtttcattttaatttgtttaaaatctcaggtgaaaaataatgctctaatttcaaatgaaactatcttgaaattaaagagaaaactattattttatgaCGAAGAAATTAGCAACAAAATTGACGTGTTGGTTGGCAAGACACCTGTCGGCTCGCCGCGGTACCGCCGTGTGTGTTTCTACTTTTTCGCGCAGATGTCAGCGCGCGggaaagaatattatttttttccttcgtCATTCGTTGTGGCGCCTCTTTCTCCGGCCGACTCGTTGACGagtttgcttttgaaaaacaCACGATTTAAATTGCACGCAGCGCTTTATCGCACTCGCGTCGGTCGCAGCGGGCAAACAGCCGCGCGATAAGAGCACACGGCGAAATTAACAGCGCGAGGTGCAGAGCAGAAAAGTTCTCGGCGCGACGCGACTCACGCCTAtatggaaatggaaaaattatttctctggTCGTGACAGCATGAGCAATAGGCCCGCACCAGCCAGCTTGAACTGACGGGAcaataacaaaattgttttggtttcaatgAAGCACTCAACAAACCctgaaaatccttgttgctaATGCATACATAATTCCTAAAACGGTTTAGTTAAAACCAAAATGGACTAAGGaagcactttaaaattttgataaaagtaaacatgcttttcaaattgtgAGGACTGCCTCCCTACCAGAAATcttaaataatgtttcttcacaacaaagagtttcacCGAAAAGTGTAATACTCTATTGAATAGAGAACTCGTCAAGGGGAGAACATTAATATCGTTAATCctgttaaagaggaatgatactggaaaagcctggaaaatgcttgttgccaatgcataaactcatcccttaggattaagttaaagcctaaattgacctgaGGAACactaattttttgagaaaattggctagaaagttaccgtgcttttcaaaggGTAATGGCTGTCTTCTTACtcgaaatccgatttaatttcaaaaccaagagtttccccaataagtggcatacaccgttggacggatctcgacgagaggaatcggaatatgccaagaaaatatgttcgagcactgtaaattttggagaaaattggcaaaatttgaatttttattgtaggaaggtcattttttactattgcaaattgttgaacaaattgtttatcgatcaattgtttatggcatccaaaaatttaaataattttcaattgtttcccagtatcattccactttaattttggattgtagccattaaatgttaaaacttTCAACTTTTGCCTCGTATTattccacttttttaaatttacgcggtggtaatttgttttgctgtcCAAAAATTAAGCAGAGCAGGACAAAACTTTcgagtaaattataaaaaaaacatggtGCATTGTGACTAATtgcgagagtaaaaaaaatatgaaattgaattttgaactgCCTAAACCACCTACAAAATTTCACAGCTGaacatgaacaattttttgagcTTCTCCAATCATTACAAATTTGCACCCCCGATCGGAATCAGAATGTGGCGGGAGaatgttgaataatttaatatttttagtttaaagaagaataataatcattttaattctttaatgtCCAATGCCGGTCGGTAgctaaataatcaaataaaactatttaaatgagttaaaaatacatggcaaaacaaaaaaacgtggtgctcttaaaaaaatcgacaatgcctttttaagaaaaaaaaaataattaaaacaaataattttttttcttcttttacaaatttctagATATCCTTTTtagacttaaatttaaataaaaagaaaaaattataaatcgagCACTCAGTCTCTCGTTTCATTTGTGTTCTGGTTTACTCTGCACATTAAGCTTTGGATTATTTGATAGGGAGTCTGTTGACACGCTTAACGCAAATCTCCACTTTGAATTACGactatttgaataaaatgttttccctTGCACCAATGACTAATGGTTGACAAACACGCAAtctcttttgaaataatatatcttttagaaaaaaaatgaaagagtcTTAACGATGACGTGTGTGCACCGCATTGCCTGGAATTTAACACAATTTGTAGAAAAGCAGTGTTTGAGCGGAGAAAAGGCAGGATGCTTGTTCCCCTGGAGGTGTTAATTGTGCCTGATGTGGTCGCGAGCGCTCTCACAAACCTGGTCTATTTAGCCGTTGCTAATTGAGCCACGTTCCGCGTCCAGACACCCTTCAAGCTGGAATTTTTTCGCCATAAACAAGGTGTACAAAAATGACAAGTAGTACAGTGTCGCTTTCAAAATaacaagagagaaagaaaaaatgcggCTAATCAGCAGCAAAAACAATTGTGTGGAAAGAAGTGGAGACacgttttgagaaaatttccgCGTGCCTGAAAACAAAGCGAGTgtcgaggcggcggcggcgtcgccGGCGAGAGGGTGTTTGCTCAAGAGTTTAGAGATGCCACGGCGATGCGTCGTGTCGTTCGTTGGTCTCGCCTGCGATAAAGGTGTTTGGTTTGAGTCGAGCCATAAAGAGAGCAACTCCATGACAGTGTGTTCCGAACTCTACTGTCGACGGATAGCTCTCTTGAAGGCACTGACTGAACTCttcttttgctgctgctgctgttgctgctatCGCACGCGTTTATTGCACCCAGGCATGCAGGCCTCCGACGGCGTCGCCGTAATTATCGCCCGCCGCCCATTAGCGCACCACCAGCAATTGGTAAACACacgagccagccagcgagcgagagagcgggtTGTTAGGCCCTGGGTGCGAATCAAGCctggctcggcggcggcggacacCTGGAAATGTTAACAACGTGTCACAATCACGTGGAAGCGCCCGAGGAAGTGCGATAACAGGAAAACGGCGATTTCAACACACGGGGTTGCTTAAACGAAGTTTTCGGAGAGTTGGAAAGGGGGTGCACCGTGCACGGCActgaacaaatatttgaaataaagtaaattagTGACGGAAAATTagattgaatgatttttttacatttaaggAGTTAAATATAAGATGTCCAAATGTAAGCAGAGAagcacatattttttttggaaatttctggagaaattaagaaaaaaaattcaccaagAAAGCTTAGTTTGatttgaactgaaaaattaaaatcaaaagcaagAAACGAAAGGCTAATTCCGATcctgcaaaaacaaacaggAAACGACTCTATTGATAAAAGCGAATTTAGCAAAATCGTCATATTAGTGTCGACGCTTTCTTATCTTAATCGCGCTCCTCCCATCACATTCTCGGAACAGAGACGATTGGAAAGccaaataatagaaaaacaGCTAATAAATATTAGAGTGCACGAGCACACAAACAACTCAATTATCTGCTTGGAAAGCTGAAAAGTGGCgcttacataatttaaaatttatagcaaaCACGCGCCTATACACGAGCACGGGTGCAGAGAGGTCGTAAAACCGACTGAAACTCGATTATGTTATGCAAAAGCACGCGTCTCgaattgaaaatggaaaatattggaTGTCATACCTAGAGTGGTGGGTGTGCTGTCGCACGGTGTCGCCGGTGCTGCAGCTCGAGGAATGCCCTGCGCCTCACCTGGCGCGCCTTTTATACTGCGGGCGTGACGTTCGGCTTGTCTTATCAGTCCCCTGGGCGCCTCCTCGCAGCCGGGAGTCTCAGCGGGACCGCACTCGCCTCCACGCCTGGACGCGAAATCGCCTGCACGCCCCCCGAACATCACTTGACAGGGCTGCAAGGGgacatttccttttttcgcCATATCTAGATAAATATGCGCGTCCAATCGTAAGCTTCAAAAGCGCAAAAGGCGGCTggatttttacttgtttttcGAGCAGGactaaatttgtatttgatGGTATTATTGTTGTGTTATTCTTGCCGAAGTCATACAATTaagatcaaaatataaaaattagagcaaGAAAATAGagcttaaatcaattttatgcaatgtttgaatttttaactttaggagatttttaaaattttatatttttctgaagGTGTAGGCGGCTGCTGtgcaattttgagaaaaaatcgttttttgccGAGTTTGACAGTTTTTTATGATGTTCATGATTCGCCTGCTCAATTTATGGTTCCGTGCCGAttaatagattaaaaattagtcGATCGATTATATTTCACAGCCCCACATATTTGATCTCCTTGTTGACGTCAAACTAttcatcttgaaatttttctgatcaaaataaagtaggtaatcaaataaaaaatatttgtgagcTCATGCTAATAAAACAATGCTTAATCATGTGACTTCGGCTTCAATGACGATAAATTTGAGGAAGATAGAattcaataacaaaaaagtttGTGGGTGTCTTTTGATTTctaagttatttttatgtgtttcgGAGTCTCATattatccaaaatttccattttgatcATTGATGcacttaaaaatagaaaacaaacCGTGTGTTGTCAAACGAATTCCAATGAAACTATTAACTAGTCTCTATGATcacctcaaaatttaaaaacaaaaagtctatatggaaaaatatccaaactCAGGATAGCTATTCCTTGCTTGATTGAGGATGGCCCGCATTTTGGCGTGAGTATGCGTGGGAATGCCGCCGATAGAGCCGACTTTACTGCTGATAACCACAATTTCTGGTCGCGATTATTCGGAAAGCGTTATCAGCGGCCGCTGCAGCAGTTAGCCCTAGCTGGACACCTGGACACCTTTTTGTTTATGCCTCTTTCTCCAcgcaaaattgcttttcggTTCCAACTGAACGGTTTACACACGTGTGTCTTGTCAGTCGTCAGCGGGGGTTGCACACTCGAAAATCTGAGGTCTGAGCTTcttttttttgataaaaatttggtaaaaggaaaatatccCGTGGAGGACGCCGTCGCATTTTGGCCTGCCGCTGGGCACACGTGCTTCAAAAATCACTTTTCTGGATGGACATGTTAAAAGCAAACTGATATATATCTCACTCACCAGGAAAATGTGTGCAACAGAAAAATTCtggttacaaaataataaaaaaaacaagtaaataataaattggaaataaagtCAATATTACTAAAcccggaaaatccttgttgttATACGCATAAATCCTTAGAATTCAgctgaagccaaaattgacctaggtaacgctgaaaaatattttagtagaGCGTCTACAAAGTTTGACTGTCTcgccctacttgaaatcttactTTAACTCACGACAAAGTGTCATACGCCGTTGGATAGAactcgacgagagaaatcgaacCTGCCAAGAAATtatggtcaagcgctgtaaatttgggagattatgattattttgacaaaatttgaattttaactgtgcGTCAACCTCGTGTGCTTCTGCCTCCATTGGCATCCATCAACAAGAGTATAATCATaacattatttccttttctctctccatTCTCTCCAACTaacacaattttgaattttgtaataaaccCTACCTTTCGTGTAAGGGGGAAATACCTTTAGgaccagaaatttaaaaccaagatcgaaaataatttccactctaaaaaaattccatttacaaagtttgatttttagcTGATTTAGACTGCGTTTACAgacagggttcgccaattttgcaatgataaaaaatgcaccactgtttTTAGCGCTTaaaaccagctggaaaaaaccaccagttttggggttttccgcatttttccaaatttagcCCCGAAAAggtgaaattttggaaaatttcgattagtgtgttaaaatttttaatcttttggtgaaaccagtagcttttatactgattttctAATAATTCCTTGTTTGGttatccatcatgagaatttttgatCTTCAATAAAAGTGCATGTGTTTCGAAAatatgcgcaaaattgcagaaaaacccgcaacAAGTTTGTTTGAAACGCAGTGGATTTCCCagaaaaaatgcgtttttttgcTAACTAAGTTTACAGACGCCTTTGAATGGtaaaaagtcttaaaatagcaaaattcaTGCACTTTTATTGCTCCATTGACAATGGAAGCCCAaaagcaatattattttgttcaatcacattaaaaaatcgtcaaaaactGATTTCAACTACTGATAAATTCAGGGTCAACAAGAAAAACACGCagtttatgaaatataaaaatttgtttattgaagTATGTGTATGGTGAATGTGGCagtaacaacaacaaaaacagcTCTTAAAATGAACCAAGCAACTCGCCAAATTATCACCGCAGCGTTAATCACTCTAGAGTCGGAAACAAATCGCCTTACGATTAGCATTCTGGTAAACAATGGTGAAACCACAGAGAGACAGGACTAGTCTGATCAGGATACAATCGATAATAATGATGCATATTCACGTGATATATCATTAATCAACAGAGGCGTagaatatatgtataataaatgtaaaaataaactacgGAAAGTGTGAATATGGCCCAACACGGTGTGGCTAggtattatttatcttttatttcattttcctcccTCGCAAACAGTCAGTGACGGCGTTTTGAGCGCCAAACGGCCACAGCTGCGTGCACCACCAGCGGCCACAGCACGATCACCATCGCTGTCCGCGGCGAAACATCACTCAGCGGCCAAATTCCAGCCAAAGACGGCTTTTCCTGCagggattaaaaaataaaatcattaaaaaccgGCAATAttatattagaatatttttggtagagaaaaaattcagattttaacGATGAAAAGTGAACGATAAAAGAGAATTTACCCAgggaattttaagaaatacggataattgttttaaaaaaagtaggAATATCAAATGGTCATTATGCCTAGCAGAAGTCACCTTTTCCCCCACTATCACCTGTGTTCGACTCGACCCCTTTGGGGGAAAAATTGGCTGCTGCAGCCTGTTGTGAAACATGTCAAAATTCGCATCTAATATTTAGTTCGTTTGTTTGATGCAAGAGCAGAGTGGTAGAAAACttgcaagaatttaattttaagaatgctgcttttttgtgtttaaaatttatagttaaTGATAAATGactaacaattttcaattgaattcagcatttttataGGGTAGTGaagcaaaattcaaaagatgGTAGAGCAACATAACTATATTCAGTcactgaaatattaattttttgcttgattataattaattaaatgtgtaCCTAAAAATTCTTGCGTAAACTAGaacgcaaagaaaaaattaaaaaagcaaaaacagTGTGGCAATTTGAATTAGAACTTAAAAAATCGCACCTACATTAATTTCAActcattgttttgaaacaaaagaagcgtgtgaaaatttttacccTATTTTGCTGGCTGCTCTTTTCTTCGAGCCTGAGAAGCCTGGTATTGATTGCGTTGAGGTCTCGCTGAAGCTGCCTCGTCGTGTCCCGCAACTGCTCGGCCACTTGCTCATCCAGCCCTTTTTGGCTCATTGCCGTAATCCGGGACGCGAGCTCCGCGGCATCCCCAGCCGGCTTTATGGCATGAccattttctacaaaattccACAGactgttaatttattatccaattttataaaatgaaatagcGTACTTTTGGCAGTGACTGGTTTGTTTTGTACAAAGTTCTCCACGTCTTCCTGCCTCaactgtaattaaaatataatttatttatttatttaaaataatttatgatattaaatCGATGAGAAATTTGAAcagttgaataattattatcacctCGACCAGAGAGTCTTTGAAATCTTCATATTCGTCTTCGTCGTCCTCATCCTCTTTGTCCATGGCTTGGCTCAGCGACTGTTTAGATGGCAGCGAGTGCACCGGGCTGGAGGCGCGGCTGCTGACTCTCTCAATGATGTCTCCGACGGCCAGCTGCAGGTCCTCTTGCGGCACCGCCTCGTAGAATGAGCCCAACGAGCCCAGGAACTCGGCCACATTCTCGTTGTACGACATTGTCTCCACGATCTAAtcaaaattcgttaaaaatcaattaaaataaattaaaaattacgcaATAAAAGGATTTCAACAGTTAgttaatgaaatgaaactgaaaattttgatgataaaagctttaaatttgcataaattttgcaaagtgTCGAAAACCATTCAAAAATGATATATACAAGTCATTTTTTTCGTCTATGGGAGTTAAAGATTGCCACTTAACAACCGTGACTGCTactattaaaatcaatatatttttgtgcaaaatttcaCTGGTTACATTTTTGCTCTAAACTTATAAAAATTCGAACGGGAAAATCACcctgaaaagtgaaaaaacttaattttctaaaataaggTTGCGAAAGGCGACATTGACCTTTTTGTAAACTGAAAAGTGGTTTGGGATCAAAATATAGGTTGGtagatacaaatttaaatatcatatcTTGATTCTAGAGTCCATCTTTAATTctcatattttgattttgtgaaaaaacGGGATACTCCCCACTTTTACAGGCCTCTACCTTGAAATATTCCCACCTCTTAGCAagtaatttaagtaaaattaaatatcggtctaaaattttatcaaaaacatttgCGTCATAATTCACCTGAAACaattctcttaaaaattaaaatatttgttaaaccAACCAATTCTAATATCGTTCTTGAAATATATGATAATTCTATTTTTGGGTTTAAATGTGTCCAGAGAAGAGCAAAATTCCCAAGTCAATCAAACGATCAGTCGTGTACCGAAGAAACAATGCTATCAGACCGATAAGCATTTTCGGTTCTAGATTCAAGATTAAATATCGCTAGAATCAAACTTGAATAGATTTGTACCATTTACCAATTTAAGCTTTGTGTTTCCTAAATCCACAATGCATCAGCAATTAGACCGATAAAAATaactagtttaaaaaaattgcaggcgCGAAAAGTTCAATTAGCGAGCGTGTCATGAAAGAGTCATTACAAACAATTAGGAAATGCGGCGAGGTCAGTGTAGCAGAGTGTGCGAAAAAATTCAGCCAAATCACGGTGGTTGCCGACACACGGCGGGCGGACCGAATGGAAAATATCAAAGCGTGTTTGTTGCAAAAGTGTCGAATCAGCAGAGTGAAACCGTCAGAGTGTCAATTGGCccaaggaggaggaggaggaggaggagagcAAACAATGGAGCCCGACCTTCTTGAGTTCCTCTACGTAGCTCTCCATGGCCTGCTGCTTGGGCATGTT encodes:
- the LOC135943184 gene encoding acyl-CoA-binding domain-containing protein 4; amino-acid sequence: MSTEEKFRAAVNVIRSLPKNGSYQPSYELQLRFYAFFKQATEGPCTESQPAFWEVVRRKKWEAWKKLANMPKQQAMESYVEELKKIVETMSYNENVAEFLGSLGSFYEAVPQEDLQLAVGDIIERVSSRASSPVHSLPSKQSLSQAMDKEDEDDEDEYEDFKDSLVELRQEDVENFVQNKPVTAKKNGHAIKPAGDAAELASRITAMSQKGLDEQVAEQLRDTTRQLQRDLNAINTRLLRLEEKSSQQNREKPSLAGIWPLSDVSPRTAMVIVLWPLVVHAAVAVWRSKRRH